A genomic region of Arachis hypogaea cultivar Tifrunner chromosome 5, arahy.Tifrunner.gnm2.J5K5, whole genome shotgun sequence contains the following coding sequences:
- the LOC112802965 gene encoding U-box domain-containing protein 28, whose protein sequence is MAKVRDKLYVTVPSLFRCPISMDVMRSPVSLCTGVTYDRSSIQRWLESGHDTCPATMQVLPSKDFIPNLTLHRLIRLWLLSAAGEPSSPLETRISAASDRLRALLAGIQTDAEDFAASLSELAEFSRFSAENRRVLVSFPGFDSAITRALAGSRSRIEALENVIAVLDLVLRENGSSDSGGVERIRRSILDCREDCLAAIAFALENGSAKSKVASVRVLEFLAGDFQSKRWIAETRGLLSQLVKLLYDGTEELNGAVLSLLASVSVTQSAKAELVRSEIVKALSKTLQSGASSSSMAEKCLKMLAVVATCADGRAAMGGDLSCAAAVVERLAKAGKAATEDAVAVLWSLCCLCGNEKVRDEVAKRNGVAVVLLVMQRGCEGHVRSMCVDLIKVLRKIELPLALRLSYDTKTTHIKPC, encoded by the coding sequence aTGGCAAAGGTAAGAGATAAGCTATACGTCACTGTTCCGAGTTTATTCCGATGCCCAATTTCGATGGATGTGATGAGGTCTCCCGTAAGCCTATGCACCGGCGTCACATACGATCGGTCCAGCATCCAGCGCTGGCTCGAATCTGGTCATGACACGTGTCCTGCCACCATGCAGGTCCTCCCTTCCAAGGACTTCATCCCAAACCTTACACTCCACCGCCTCATCCGCCTATGGCTCCTCTCCGCTGCCGGAGAACCTTCATCGCCATTGGAGACACGGATCTCCGCCGCAAGCGACCGCCTCCGCGCTCTCCTCGCCGGAATTCAAACCGACGCCGAGGATTTTGCCGCTTCGCTCTCTGAGCTCGCCGAATTTTCAAGATTCTCCGCCGAAAACCGCCGTGTCCTGGTGAGCTTCCCAGGATTCGATTCCGCCATCACTCGCGCCCTCGCCGGAAGCAGGTCGCGGATTGAAGCTTTGGAAAACGTGATCGCGGTTCTGGATTTGGTTCTCAGGGAGAACGGGAGCTCCGATTCCGGTGGCGTAGAGAGGATCCGACGGTCTATACTCGATTGTCGCGAAGATTGCTTAGCAGCGATCGCTTTTGCTCTTGAGAATGGATCTGCGAAATCGAAGGTCGCATCGGTTAGAGTTTTGGAATTTCTCGCAGGCGATTTTCAATCCAAGCGGTGGATCGCAGAAACGCGAGGCTTATTGTCACAGCTCGTAAAGCTTCTGTACGACGGAACTGAGGAGCTAAACGGCGCCGTTTTGTCGCTTTTGGCTTCGGTTTCGGTGACTCAGTCTGCGAAAGCCGAGCTTGTTCGTTCCGAAATCGTCAAGGCCTTGTCGAAGACGCTGCAGAGCGGCGCCTCCAGCAGTTCCATGGCGGAGAAGTGCCTGAAAATGCTGGCGGTGGTGGCGACGTGCGCTGATGGTAGGGCAGCGATGGGCGGAGATCTTTCATGCGCTGCGGCAGTTGTGGAGAGACTGGCAAAGGCGGGAAAGGCGGCGACGGAGGACGCGGTGGCGGTGCTGTGGAGCCTGTGCTGCCTTTGCGGTAACGAAAAGGTGAGGGATGAGGTGGCGAAGCGAAACGGCGTCGCAGTGGTGCTTTTGGTTATGCAGAGAGGATGTGAGGGTCACGTGAGGAGCATGTGCGTGGATTTGATTAAGGTTCTGAGGAAAATCGAGTTGCCATTAGCACTAAGATTGAGTTATGACACTAAAACTACTCATATTAAACCATGCTAA